The genomic window GGTGTTGAATTTATTATTGCCACAGGACGTGGAGAAGCTTCAGCTATTAGATTTAAAAATCAACTTGGAATAGATACATATATTATCTGTAACAATGGAGCTAATATTTATGATAAAGATGAAAATATGATATTTGAAAAGGTTATTTCTAAAGATGTAACTTATGAACTTTTAAAGCTTTTAAGAGAGGAAAAAGTTAATTATAACTGTTTTTTCCATGAAGATTTTTATAGAGATGAGTATGACAAAACTGATTATAGCAAAAGAACTGGCTTTATAGAACATATATTAATAGATTTGAAAGATTGTTCTGAGCTTAATAAGATTATTATTGTAGATGAAGAAGAGGTTATACTAAATTTAAGTAAAAAACTAAAAGATAGATTTTCTCATTTAGTAGAAATAACTATTTCTGATCCAACTTGTGTGGATATAGCTCCAAAAGATTGTAGTAAGGGAAATGCCCTAGAAATACTTGCTGATACCCTAAATTTTAATATGGATAAAATAATAGCTTTTGGTGATGCTGAAAATGATTTAGATATGCTTAAAAAAGTTGGGCATCCTGTTGTTATGGAAAATGCCCAAGCAATTGTAAAAGATTCAATTAACAATAGAGCTGGAAAAAATAGTGAAGATGGAGTTGCTAAATACTTAGAAAATTATTTTCAATTAAAAAAATAATTATATTTTCTCCCTAAAAAATAGGGAGTTTTTTAATTGATAAAAAGTTGAACCCAATAAGTTTTTCCATCACTATCAATAGCTTTTCCTATCCCGATAAATCTATACTCTTCCTCTAAAATATTTTTACGATGTCCCTTGGATTTTAACCATCTCTCTATTACAAATTCAGGAGTTTTATGTCCAGAAGCTATATTTTCAGCTGCTTTGGTATAAGGAATCTTATCTTTTTTTATTAAACTAAAAGTGGCACCAAATTTTTTACTTATATGTGACATCTTTTTCTCTTTAGCCATATCTTTTGCCTTAACCACTGCAATTTTATTTAAATGATTATTTATCTCTAAAGGGTTTAAATTATTTTTTATTCTCTCTATATTTACTTCTTTCAATATAATTTTTTGATACTCTTCTAAACTAAAACTTGTTACAAATGATAATATAAATATTAAGACAATAAAAATTTTTCTTTTCATTTTTCACCTCTCTATTATTCTTTTTTCTATTATAACCTAAATATTCGTTTTTAAAGTCATTTTAGTTTATAAAATTGACTTTTTTTTATAGAAATTATATAATATTTTTAAGATAAATAAATTGGAGAAGGAGATTATATGTATAATTGGGAAGCAGGTGTTCCTAAGTTAGGGGCTACAGTTGAGAGTAACGGAATTAATTTCGCAATATTTGCTAAAAATAAAAAAAAGGTGGTTTTAAATATTTATAAGTCTGGTTCAGATTTACTTCCCAAAGAAAAAATAGTTTTAGACCCATCGATTAATAAAACAGGAGATATCTGGCATATCTTTTTACAAAATGGATCTGAAGGCACTTTATATACTTGGAAAATTGATGATTATCCTGAAATTTTAGATCCTTATGCACTTTCTTATACTAACAATAAAAACTATTCTAACAGAAAAAGTATAGCTATTAAACTTTCACATGAAAAAGAAAAACATTTAGAAATCCCTATGCAAGATACAATTATCTATGAAGTTCATATTAAACTATTTACTCAAAATTTTAATTCAATGGTTGAATTTCCAGGAACATATTCTGGATTTTTAGAAAAAATTCCTTATTTAAAAGAATTAGGAATTACAGCTGTTGAATTTTTACCTGTATATGAATGGGATGATTTTACTGGGAATATAGGAATAAATAATGGAGCTAAATTAAAAAATATTTGGGGATATAACCCCATTGGTTTTTTTGCTTTAACTAAAAAATTCTCTAAAAATCAAAAACTTGATTCTCATAGTGAAATTGTAGAATTTAAAGAATTAGTAAAAGAACTTCATAAAAATGGAATTGAAGTAATTTTAGATGTAGTTTACAACCATACTGCCGAAGGTGGTAAAGGTGGTAAATTCTATAATTTTAAAGCTATGGACTTGAATACTTTTTATATGTTAGAAAATAGTAATGTACAATTTATGAATTATTCTGGCTGTGGAAATACTGTAAATACAAATAATAAAGTTGTTAAAGATATGATAGTCTCATCTCTTAGATACTGGTATTTAGAAATGGGAGTTGATGGTTTTAGATTTGACTTAGCTTCTATTTTAGGTAGAAATGAAGAGGGGCATTGGCTTGGAGAAAATTCATTATTAAATGAATTGGTACAAGATCCTATTTTATCTCACTGTAAACTTATTTCTGAAAGTTGGGATTTAGGTGGATATTATGTTGGAGACATGCCAATTGGTTGGAGTGAGTGGAATGGTAAATATAGAGATGTTGTAAGAAAATTTATTAAAGGAGAGTTTGGACAGGTTAGTGAACTTTTAAAAAGAATCTTTGGAAGTCCAGATATATTTAAAAGAAATGATAGAACTCCTTATAGTAATATAAACTTTATAACTTGCCATGATGGTTTTACTATGTGGGATTTAGTTAGCTACAATAACAAACATAATCTGAACAATGGTGAAAATAATCAAGACGGGGAAAATCATAATAACTCATATAATAATGGTGCTGAAGGTGAAACTGAAGATAAAAATATCATTGCTATTAGAAAGCAACAGTTAAAAAATATGCTGCTGATCCTATTTATCTCCCAAGGAGTACCTATGATTTTAATGGGAGATGAAATGGGTAGAACCCAACTTGGAAATAATAATGCTTATTGTCAAAACAATCGTTCTACTTGGATAGACTGGGAAAGAGGAAGCAATTTTAGTGATATTACAGAGTTTACTAAAAATATGATAAAACTTAGAAAAAAATATAATATATTTAGAAATAAAGATTATCTTGAATTAGAAGATAATAAAAATAAAGGAGTAGGAATTCATGGAGTAAAACTTAATTGTCCTGATTTTTCTTACTACTCTTTAAGTATAGCTTTTTCTCTATATGATGCAAATAGTGATACTACATTCTATATTATTTTAAACTCTTATCATGGAGATTTAAACTTTGAATTACCAAAATTAGATAGTAAAAAATGGCATCTTTTAGTTGATACTTCTAAAGATGATAGTGAAAATTTCTTAGAAGATGGAAAGTTAATTTCAGATGCTTTTTATAAAGCAGCTCCTAAATCTTCAGTAATTTTAATAAGCAAATAATTTAAAAGAGACTATTCTATAATTAGTTTAGTCTCTTTTTTTATAAAACCATCAATAAAAAACTGAGTAAATAATTAAATCTACTCAGCTTTAAATAACTTAAATTCTTTTTCTTAGCATATCTAATTCATTTAACTCTTCATCTAATTTGATTTTTACAAATGAATTTGGATTTGCAGCTTCTACCTTTTCAACTTCTTTATCTCTATTCATTAGAATCATATCTGGTAAAGTTATCTCTCTAACATTTATTCCAGGACTAACTACTTCAAGCTTTTCTCCAACAAGAAGTCTATTTCTAATAGCTAAAATATATTCATTATTTGGAAGTTTTTTCTCTACCTTAGCAACTAATTGGTGTGATTGGCTATAAGAGTTTCTATCATTATAGTTTTGTCCATCTACTCCTGGTCTTCCCATATAGAATCCATTTGTATATGATCTATGAGAAACTGATTCTAGCTCTTCTAACCATTTAGGATTATATTTATAATTTCCTGAATAGTAACTATCAATAGCATCTCTATACACTTTTACACAGTTAGCTACATAGTAAATACCTTTCATTCTTCCTTCTATTTTAAGAGAATCTACTCCAATATCTAAAATTTTATCAATAAATTCTATTGTGCACAGATCTTTTGAGTTAAAAATATATGTTCCATGATCATCTTCAAATACAGGCATATACTCTCCAGGTCTAGTTTCTTCTACTAAAGAGTATTTCCATCTACAAGATTGAGCACAATCTCCTCTATTAGCATCTCTTCCAGTCATATAGTTACTTAATAAACATCTTCCTGAAATTGACATGCACATAGCACCATGAATAAATACTTCTAACTCAATATCAGGAACTTTAGCTCTTATTTCTGCTATATTCTCTAAAGAAATCTCTCTAGCTAACACAACTCTCTTTGCTCCTAGATCTTTCCACATTTTTACTGAACGCCAGTTTGTATTACTTGCTTGTGTACTTACACTTATACGAAGATTTGTGTTCTCTTTAACTATTTGGAATACACCTAAGTCAGCAACTATTACCCCATCTACTCCTATTTTTTCTAAGAATTTAACATAATCTGGTAATAATTCTAACTCATTGTTGTGAGGAATTATATTTAAAGTTACATAAACTTTCTTTCCTAAATTATGTGCATAATTTACTGCCTCTATTAACTCTTCATCTGAGAAGTTACTACTTCCAGCTCTCAGATTGAACATTTTTCCACCTAAAAATACTGCATCAGCTCCATAGTGCATTGCCATTTTAAACTTTTCCATATTACCAACTGGAGCTAATAATTCAACTTTTTTCACTTTATCATTCCTTTCTTAATCTTAATCAATTTTATTTGTATAGTTTTCAAATTTTGTAAGCTCATGGAAGAATCTTAATTTTACTGTTCCTGTAGGTCCATTTCTATGCTTACCTATAATTACCTCTGTAATTCCCTTTTCCTCTGTCTCTTCATTATAGTAATCATCTCTATATAAAAACATTACCATGTCAGCATCTTGCTCTATTGCTCCAGATTCTCTTAAATCTGATAACATTGGTCTTCTATCTGCTCTCTGTTCAGTAGCACGGGACAATTGAGATAGTGCAATTATTGGTACATCTAATTCTCTTGCTATTCCTTTTAATGATCTTGAGATATCTGATATCTCCTGTTGTCTATTCTCATTTTTTCCACTGCTTCCTTTAATAAGTTGAAGATAATCTATTAAAATCATATCTAACTTACCTGCAGCCTTTAATCTTCTAGCATAAGCCCTTATTTCCAACACTCCAACATTAGGAGTATCTGCAATATTTATCTCAGTTTGTGCTAATCTTCCACTGGCAATTCCTAATCTTCCCCAATCATCAGGAGCTAAGAATCCTGTTTTTATCTTTTGAAGTCCTATTCCAGCTTCAACAGCTAAAAGTCTTTGTAATAATTGAGAACTTGACATCTCTAAACTAAAAAGTAAAACTGCTTTATTACTTTTTACAGCAGCATTAAGAGCTAAGTTCAATGCAAAAGCCGTTTTTCCCATTGCTGGTCTTGCTGCTAGTATTATCAAATCTGAAGGTTGAAAACCACTTGTCATTTGATCAAAATCTGCAAATCCTGAAGAGATACCAATAGTTGTTCCCTTATTAGCATATACTTTTTCAAGTCTTAAAAACTCTTCAGCCATTGCATCTCTTATTTTTATAATATCTTTTGACTCATTATTTTCTGAAATTTTAAAAATCATTCCTTCAGCTCTATCTAAAATAGTTTCAACTTCATCATATCCTTCATATGCCATCTCAACTATCTTAGTTCCAACATCTCCTAATCTTCTTAAAGTAGCTTTTTCCTTTATTATTTTTGCATAAGCCACTATATTTGCAGCAGTTGGAACTTCTTCAATAATATCATAAAAGACTTGATCTCCACCTATCTCTTCAAATTTCTCTTCTTTTTTTAATTGGTTCATTACTACTATAGGGTCGATTTTTTCCCCTGAATTATATATCTCTCTCATAGCATCATATATTAATCTATGAGCATTTTTATAAAAATCATTAGGAGAAAGTATCTCTATTATATCTGCAAAGGCATCTTCTTTTAAAAAGATTCCTCCTAGAACGGCTCTCTCAGCTTCGATACTACTGGGAATTTTTCTCAAATTTTCAATTTCCTGCATTTTTTTCTCCTTATTTTTAAACTACTATAGAGATTTTGCAACAATCTTTACTTCTGCTTTTACTTCAGTATGAAGTTTAACAACTGCTACATGTTCTCCTAAGCTTTTAATATTACATTCAATTTTTTTTCTATCTATTTCTACTCCAAATGTTTGTTTTATAGCTGCTGATACCTCTTTATTTGTTATTGCTCCAAATAATTTTCCATTATCTCCAGTTTTTACACCAATTTCTACTTTTTTAGCTTCTAAAACTTTTTTTAGTTCAAGAGATTTAACTTTTTCCTCTTGTAATTTTTTCTCCTCTCTTTTCTTTTGATTTTCTATTTTCTTTAATTCTTCAGGAGTTGCTATAATTCCCTTTTTATTTTTTATAATAAAGTTGTGAGCATAACCATCAGATACAGTTATAAGATCTCCTTTTCTTCCTTGTCCTGCTACATCTTGTGTTAATATAACTTGTATTTTTGCCATTTAATTTCCTCCAGTTCATATTTTTTTGTTTTTGATTAACAGCTCAGGCATAAAACTAATAGATACACCTATAATTAAAGCTGCTATATTACTATATAATAATATATAAATTGCTAAAATAGCACTTACATACTTCATTTTACTATACTTATTTAATAAATTAAATACTACTGCTGCTCCATATAAAGAAAATATTCCTAATCCTATCTCTGAAACCTCTTGTAAGTAATGGTTATTTATGCTTGTAAGATTCAAAATAAAAAATGGAATAATATAGATTAGTAACCATTCAAATGATAGTTCCCATATCTCATCTTTTTTCTTTTCAAGAGCTATATAAATTCCAAAAGTACACAATATTGATGTTGAAAATATATTTACTAACCAATGTTTCTTCAAAATTCTTAAACTTTGAATCATATTATGTTGAACACTTTTATAATAAATATATTCTTGTGAGCTTGGGTTTAATTTCTCTGTTATGGTTTTTATCTCTAACATTGCAGAATTTATATATTCATTTATCATATCTTTAAAAAATATCATCAAAATTACAGTAATAATAGTTGAAATAATAGAGCTTATAACTATTCTATCCCCTTTTTTTATCTTATAAGAAAGATTTTCAAAAATAAAATATAATACCTCTGTTACTAAAAAAAGTCCCAAATATAGTGCCATTAAAATAGGATTAGTTATAGCCATTACTATTAATATTCCAACATTAATTATCACTTTCTTCAAAAAACTCACATTTTTTACCAATCTAATTTTTGCTATTATTAACATACAAAATATCATAATAAACATGAGTTCCATTATTTCATTTAACAATTTGTTCCCCCTGCTTATGTAAATTTACTCTATTATCTCCCCGCCAAAAAATTTTACTATTTGATCTGCTAATTTGCTTTCATTTTTATTCTTTTCTTTTCTTTTACCTAAGAATACATACTTTATTTTTATAGACGGACTTATTAATTTTTTCACAACACCTGTTAAAACATCATTGTAAACTGGACTTTCCATTTGCTCTTTTGCAAAACTATTTTCTCCATCAAAACCTATAATTAAATTATTTTTTTCTAAACTATATGGTTTTGCACTTATTAGAAAAGCTGCTAAAGTTATCTTCTCTCTCTTAGCTTCTTCTACTATATTTTTCCATTGACTTAATATATACTCAAAGGTAATATTCTTTTCTATCTCATCATTTTTTACAGCTTCCTCTTCAACTTTTGTACTTAACACAGGCTTTTCAATAATTCTCTCTACAATCTTTTCTTGAGTAATTACAGGACTTCTACCAATACTCAATAGATTATTTACTGCTACATATCCAATAAGTCTTTTGTCCTCTTCATACTTAAATTTATTAAGTGAATCATATATAGCACCTATTATTTCCAATCCTTGTTCTGGACCTAATTCTGCTTTTCCCATTAAATTTTTGCAATATTTTGCTAAATCTTTAAAGAAAAGTTCAATTTCAATAGATTCTTTCCAAAAATTATCTAAAATTTTTATTAAACTTGTATAATCCTTATCTAATATCTTTTCTAAAAATTCTTGCATCTTTTTTAAAGGAGTTACCCCTAATACCTGCTCTGCCTTCTCTAAAGATATCTCTTCTCCTAAACAAGTTATCATTATTCTCTCTAATATAGATGTAGCATCTCTCATACTTCCACCGGAGTTTTCATAAATTAAATCTAATACTTCTTCAGGAACTTCCACATTCTCTAAAGTTGCTATATTTTTCAATTTTTCTTTCATTTCATTAGGAGAAAGAGCTTTAAAATCATATCTTTGACATCTAGATATAATAGTTGGTAAAATTTTATCAGCTTCTGTTGTTGCTAAAATAAATATTACATGTTCAGGTGGTTCTTCTAAAGTTTTTAATAGTGCATTAAAAGCCTCTTTTGTCAACATATGCACTTCATCTATTATATATATTTTTTTTCTTCCCTTAACAGGTTGATAATTTATCTTCTCTTTTAGTTGCCTTATCTCATCTATTCCTCTATTAGAGGCAGCATCTATCTCAATCATATCCATAAAACTACCATCATTTATTGATAGACAATTTTCACATTCATTACAAGGTTCGTCTGTTACGCCATTTTTTAAGCAATTTACACCTTTAGCTATCAACCTTGCAATAGTAGTTTTTCCTACTCCTCTAGGACCTGTAAAAAGATAAGCATGAGAAGTTTTTCCATTTCTCAAAGAAGCTTTTAGAGTTTTTACAATCTCCTTTTGACCTGCAATTTCTTCAAAATCTTTAGGTCTATATTTTCTATATAATGTTATATGCATCTTCTACTCCAAACCGTAGTTACTCATCTTAGTTCTTAAAGTATTTCTAGTAATCCCTAAGATCTCTGCAGTTTCTACTTTTTTACCATTTGTCATTTCTAAAACTTGATGTATCAATTCTTTTTCAACTTTAGATATTATATGTCCATAATAACCTTTTTGGCTACTATTTTTATAATTTTCCATCTCAACTTTAACCCACTCTTTAAGTGCATCTGTTTGAGCATCGCCTTTTCTCTTAGTAACCTTTGTTCCCAAAACATTACTTGGTAAATCTTCAATTAAGATTGATCCTCCTCTACATAGAGCAACAGCTGATTTTACAGCATTTTTTAATTCATTTACATTGCCAGGCCAGTCATATCTCATCATCTTTTTTAAAGCTGGTTTACTAACGCCCTTTATAGTCTTATGCAACTCTTCGTTACATTCTATTAAATAGTGATCTACAATTAAAGGAATATCATCTTTTCTATCTCTTAAAGGTGGAATATTAACTTCCAATACTCTCAATTTTCTATAAAGTTCATCTATAAACTTTCCTTGATTAATTAATTCTTCTAAATTTTCACAAGTACTAGCTATAACTCTTACACTACTCTTTATAGGATCGGCTCCACCCATTCTAAAGAATTCTCCTTCTTCTAAGAAATATAAAATTTTAGATTGCATATCTAAACTTAGTGATTCTATATTTCCTAGATGAAGTGTTCCACCATTAGCTTTTTCTAAATCTCCAATTTGTGTAAAAACTGCTCCTGTAAATGCACCTTTTTCATAACCAAACATCTTTCTTTCTAAAAGTTCATTTTGGAAAGATAAACAGTTTATACTTATAAGAGGTTGACCAGCACAATCACTAAATTGATGAATAGATTTAGCTACACTTGTTTTTCCTGTACCCTTTTCTCCTATTACTAAAACTGGTACTGCACTATTAGCTACTTTCCCTATCATTTTATATAGTTCAACTATCTCTTTAGTTTGCCCTATAAGTTTATCTCCTGAACTTTTATGTTTGTCTACTCTTTCAGCTAAAAGTTTATAATCTTTTACTGATTTTTCAATAATCTTAATTATTGTTGCATTATCCACAGGTTTTAAAATATAATCATAAGCTCCAGCTTTCATGCTTCCTGCAACAACTTTTAAATTAGAAGTTTCTCCAAGAACTATGATTACTCCTCTTTTTTGGTACTCTCCAACTTTTTTTATTAAATTGATTAAAGCCTCTTCTTGAAGATTTTTTTCTTCTATAACTATAGTCTCGTATTTTTTATTTTTTAAGTACTCAATAAAATCTGTTATATTTTCTGCAAAAGTTAATTCATTTTCAAAATTACTTTCTAAATCATCTTTCAAACTTTTATCTAATCTAAAACCTAAAAGAACCAAATTAAGCCACCTCACATATTAATTTTTTCCTCTCAAAGTAAAGTTATATTCCAATATAACATCACCTTTAACGTTCATTCCATTTTTACTCAAATAGATCTTCCATGTTCTTCCTATTTCCTCTATTGCGCTGTTAATTTCAGGAACTCCACTACCTTTCTCTAAAAACAGTGAAGTTACATTTCCATACTCATCAATATTCATACGTATTCTAACAGTTCCATGAAGTCCTTTAAGTTGAGCACTTTCTGGATATACAGGCTCCATATTTGAATTATCCCATCTTGCTACTATATTTCCATCTTCTGTTCCTAATCTATATCCACTAGGTAGTCCTTCAGCATCTCCTTCTGCTTTCAATATTCTTTCAAATTCCAAATCATTTCCCTCTTCAGAGTTAAAAGATAATTTTTTTTCATCTGTTGCCATAAATTTTTCATCTTTTAACTCTGAGTTACCTGTAGAAATATCAATATTTTCCTTAGCTAATCCACTAGTTGTAATATCTTCTTTTAAAGTCTCTATTTTTTTTGTTTCACTTTTGCTTTTATTCTTTTTTGATAATACAGGATTACTTATACTTGAAAGTACATCTATTTCTGGTCCAGAAATATTTTTAGCAATATCACTTAATGTAGGTTTCTTCTTTTCTTTAACAACAGTTTCTTGTTTTTTTATTTGAGCAGAAGTATCATTTTTATTAATTATTTCTTTCTTTATCTCTTTTTGTACCTCTTTTTTAGAAGTTTGTTTTTGCGGCTCAGTTGTCATATTTTTTGTTTTAGTATTACTATTTTTTTTACCTTCCATTTTTAGACTTTTGTTATTGTCATATGCAACCAATCCAACTTTTATCTTCTTATCAACTATTGTTTCTACTGAAAGCCCAGGTATTACCAATAGTATCAGTAAATTTATGAGAACAGAAAGACCTAAACTTACATAATCAGTTTTTTTCATCTTCCCACTCCTTATTTACTGCTTGCAGTATCAATGTCTAGCGAGTTAGCACCAGCCTCTTTAGAAATAGTCATTATCTCTACTATATATCCATAATCTAATTTTTTATCAGCACTTATAACTACGTTTTTTTCATTGCTATTTTTAAATTTATCTTCAAGCTCAGATTTTAAATTTTCTTTATTTACATTAATCTTCTGAGTTTTTCCCTTTTCCTTGTAGTTTAAAACCATATTTTTATTTTTATCAATAGCAATTTGTATCTCTTTTATATCCTTTATCTCTTTTATCGTAGATTGTGGCAATTCTATCTTTATTCCACTATTGATATCTTCAAAAGTAGTTGCAACTAAGAAAAAGATAAGTAAAAGAAACACAACGTCTATCAATGGAGTTATCTCAAGAGTTAACTCTCCCTTGCCTCTTCTTTTTGTTCTTTCTATTTTCATAATTTCTCCTATTTTCTGAAGTAGTTTATAAGTTCAGTACTTGTTTTTTCCATATCATTTATTTTTTCATCTATCTTTTTATTAAAATAGTTGTAAAAAATTGTAGCTGGTATTGCAACAAATAGTCCTCCAGCAGTTGTAAACAATGCCTCTGATATCCCTTTAGCTAATACTGAAGCATCTCCAGTTCCATGAATTGATACTGCTTGGAAAGCCTTTATCATCCCTGTTACTGTTCCTAAAAGTCCTAATAATGGTGTAATATGAGCTGTTAAAGATAACATCCACATATGTTTCTCTAACATTGGTATCTGTGCCATAGCACTCTCTTTTCCCTTTTCCTCAAGTGCTATAGGATCTCTATTATTGCTCTTATATAGCTGAATTAAAATATCTTTCAACACCTTTGCTGTTGAAGATTTTTTCATATTTAATTGAACAATCGCCTCTTTAATAGCACCTTTTTCTATAAGCTGTCTAAGTTCTGGACTAATCTTATTAAAGCTATCTTTTTCTTGAAATTTAAAATAAATAGCTCTTTCAATTACTACAAATAATCCTAAAATAGACATAGCCAAAATAAAATACATTAAAATTCCACCATTTTTTAACCAATACATTGTTCTCTCCTTTTAGTATCTAAATTAAGATTAAAGTGCTATTATAAGAGCTATAACTCCTACTGCTCCGATTATATATTTTAAGAATGATTTTTCTTCTACACCTTGTGAAAGTTCATCTTCTAATGCTGATTTTTCATTTTGAACGACTTTTATTTTTTGTTGTTGTTCTTTTAAGTTTTCACTTGATAATTCAACAGATCCTGTATTTATATTTTGGTTTTTTAGAAGCATCTCTTTTGTTTCAATCTCTTTTCTCTCTAATTGCTCCTTATTAACCCCAGTTACCTCTTTATCAATAGCTGTAACACTTTCCTCTGCACATACTACCATTGTACTTAATAAAAATAAAGATGCCATTAATTTTTTCATTCTAACTCCTCCTATTTAAAAAAATCTGCATATTTTTTTGCTTTTTCAGCATTCATACCTTTTAATTCATTATAATACTTTGTTGCTTCAACTTTATTTCCAGATTTCAAAGTTAAATAAATCAATTTTTCCAATACAAATTCTCTATAATTTAATTCTTTTCCTAATGAGTAAAGCTCTTT from uncultured Fusobacterium sp. includes these protein-coding regions:
- a CDS encoding Cof-type HAD-IIB family hydrolase, yielding MKIIVSDLDGTLLDENSKITDYTRETIKKLNRLGVEFIIATGRGEASAIRFKNQLGIDTYIICNNGANIYDKDENMIFEKVISKDVTYELLKLLREEKVNYNCFFHEDFYRDEYDKTDYSKRTGFIEHILIDLKDCSELNKIIIVDEEEVILNLSKKLKDRFSHLVEITISDPTCVDIAPKDCSKGNALEILADTLNFNMDKIIAFGDAENDLDMLKKVGHPVVMENAQAIVKDSINNRAGKNSEDGVAKYLENYFQLKK
- a CDS encoding CAP domain-containing protein, which produces MKRKIFIVLIFILSFVTSFSLEEYQKIILKEVNIERIKNNLNPLEINNHLNKIAVVKAKDMAKEKKMSHISKKFGATFSLIKKDKIPYTKAAENIASGHKTPEFVIERWLKSKGHRKNILEEEYRFIGIGKAIDSDGKTYWVQLFIN
- a CDS encoding glycogen-debranching protein, whose amino-acid sequence is MYNWEAGVPKLGATVESNGINFAIFAKNKKKVVLNIYKSGSDLLPKEKIVLDPSINKTGDIWHIFLQNGSEGTLYTWKIDDYPEILDPYALSYTNNKNYSNRKSIAIKLSHEKEKHLEIPMQDTIIYEVHIKLFTQNFNSMVEFPGTYSGFLEKIPYLKELGITAVEFLPVYEWDDFTGNIGINNGAKLKNIWGYNPIGFFALTKKFSKNQKLDSHSEIVEFKELVKELHKNGIEVILDVVYNHTAEGGKGGKFYNFKAMDLNTFYMLENSNVQFMNYSGCGNTVNTNNKVVKDMIVSSLRYWYLEMGVDGFRFDLASILGRNEEGHWLGENSLLNELVQDPILSHCKLISESWDLGGYYVGDMPIGWSEWNGKYRDVVRKFIKGEFGQVSELLKRIFGSPDIFKRNDRTPYSNINFITCHDGFTMWDLVSYNNKHNLNNGENNQDGENHNNSYNNGAEGETEDKNIIAIRKQQLKNMLLILFISQGVPMILMGDEMGRTQLGNNNAYCQNNRSTWIDWERGSNFSDITEFTKNMIKLRKKYNIFRNKDYLELEDNKNKGVGIHGVKLNCPDFSYYSLSIAFSLYDANSDTTFYIILNSYHGDLNFELPKLDSKKWHLLVDTSKDDSENFLEDGKLISDAFYKAAPKSSVILISK
- a CDS encoding U32 family peptidase — protein: MKKVELLAPVGNMEKFKMAMHYGADAVFLGGKMFNLRAGSSNFSDEELIEAVNYAHNLGKKVYVTLNIIPHNNELELLPDYVKFLEKIGVDGVIVADLGVFQIVKENTNLRISVSTQASNTNWRSVKMWKDLGAKRVVLAREISLENIAEIRAKVPDIELEVFIHGAMCMSISGRCLLSNYMTGRDANRGDCAQSCRWKYSLVEETRPGEYMPVFEDDHGTYIFNSKDLCTIEFIDKILDIGVDSLKIEGRMKGIYYVANCVKVYRDAIDSYYSGNYKYNPKWLEELESVSHRSYTNGFYMGRPGVDGQNYNDRNSYSQSHQLVAKVEKKLPNNEYILAIRNRLLVGEKLEVVSPGINVREITLPDMILMNRDKEVEKVEAANPNSFVKIKLDEELNELDMLRKRI
- the dnaB gene encoding replicative DNA helicase — its product is MQEIENLRKIPSSIEAERAVLGGIFLKEDAFADIIEILSPNDFYKNAHRLIYDAMREIYNSGEKIDPIVVMNQLKKEEKFEEIGGDQVFYDIIEEVPTAANIVAYAKIIKEKATLRRLGDVGTKIVEMAYEGYDEVETILDRAEGMIFKISENNESKDIIKIRDAMAEEFLRLEKVYANKGTTIGISSGFADFDQMTSGFQPSDLIILAARPAMGKTAFALNLALNAAVKSNKAVLLFSLEMSSSQLLQRLLAVEAGIGLQKIKTGFLAPDDWGRLGIASGRLAQTEINIADTPNVGVLEIRAYARRLKAAGKLDMILIDYLQLIKGSSGKNENRQQEISDISRSLKGIARELDVPIIALSQLSRATEQRADRRPMLSDLRESGAIEQDADMVMFLYRDDYYNEETEEKGITEVIIGKHRNGPTGTVKLRFFHELTKFENYTNKID
- the rplI gene encoding 50S ribosomal protein L9, with protein sequence MAKIQVILTQDVAGQGRKGDLITVSDGYAHNFIIKNKKGIIATPEELKKIENQKKREEKKLQEEKVKSLELKKVLEAKKVEIGVKTGDNGKLFGAITNKEVSAAIKQTFGVEIDRKKIECNIKSLGEHVAVVKLHTEVKAEVKIVAKSL
- the dnaX gene encoding DNA polymerase III subunit gamma/tau; its protein translation is MHITLYRKYRPKDFEEIAGQKEIVKTLKASLRNGKTSHAYLFTGPRGVGKTTIARLIAKGVNCLKNGVTDEPCNECENCLSINDGSFMDMIEIDAASNRGIDEIRQLKEKINYQPVKGRKKIYIIDEVHMLTKEAFNALLKTLEEPPEHVIFILATTEADKILPTIISRCQRYDFKALSPNEMKEKLKNIATLENVEVPEEVLDLIYENSGGSMRDATSILERIMITCLGEEISLEKAEQVLGVTPLKKMQEFLEKILDKDYTSLIKILDNFWKESIEIELFFKDLAKYCKNLMGKAELGPEQGLEIIGAIYDSLNKFKYEEDKRLIGYVAVNNLLSIGRSPVITQEKIVERIIEKPVLSTKVEEEAVKNDEIEKNITFEYILSQWKNIVEEAKREKITLAAFLISAKPYSLEKNNLIIGFDGENSFAKEQMESPVYNDVLTGVVKKLISPSIKIKYVFLGKRKEKNKNESKLADQIVKFFGGEIIE